CTTTTATTCATCTTTGCTTTCAGCGGGATTAACTTGCTGGAATACTGCCGGTAAAGCAGGTCGAAGACCGATACGATATTGCTCTCAATCACGTTCTCGTCAAGGGTGCTGTACTTGATGTAGCGAATCAAATCGCCAATATCCTTGCCTTTCTTGAAAAAGAGGTCGTGATCCGTTACCAGCACAAACTGTCTTATAGCTCGGGAAACAGCCACATTGACCATCTGCGGGTCATCCACAAATTTAAGTCTCATCTGGCCGTCCCGAGTGCTGTCCAGTACGGTGGACATAATCATAACGTCCTTTTCCCGGCCCTGGTATTTATGTACCGTATCGCTTTCGATGCCGTCGGGTAGCAGTTGCTCCGCCTTGTTGGCCTGTTTTCGGTAAGGGGTAACAAAGCCGACATTCTCGCGGTTCTCCGCAAGAACGGGATTTTTCAGGATTTCCTCAACTGTAACATCAAGCTCCCGCTGGTTATAGTTCCCCTTTTTTTCACCCTCTGTAACCCGTCGCAGATGGTTTCCTTTAGCGGTTTTGTAAAGCGCCAGGGGGCACTCCGACAGGTTCGAGTTGGTATATGGAATCAACTCTCCGTCATAATATTTCTGGTTGCAGAACTCAATGATTTGGGGATGGCAGCGGTAATGCTCCCGCAGGATTTCGCAGGGAAGGCTGCTTCCATAGAGGCTAATAATAGATGACAGGATATTGTGACGAAAATAGTTATATACAGGATTAGGCGGCGATGTTTTCAGCATTGGTTCAATTTTTTCGTCGGTAATCTGGGGAAGTTGCTTCACATCTCCTACAATAATTACATTCCGGCAGCAGGAAAAGGCCAGTGTGCCGGTGAGAATATCCACCTGAGAAGCCTCATCGATAACAACATAATCCAGCAGGTAATTCTGTGGAATAGACCGGCGCAATGCGTGGGTTGTACTAAGGATGACAGGGAATGTCTTGATAAACTCCTGGAACCTCACCTTGAAACTTTTTCTGGTAAAGTCAGGCTCCGGCAGCCCGCTGTGGCTTTGATACAGACACTTACGGAACAACCTTTCAGAATACTGCTGGTGCTTTTCGAGCAGTGCATCAAAGGAGGCGCTGTCCAGTTGGCTTTCCTGGACAGCTATTTCGTTTTCCAACTGCCGGGTCTGCTGCCGGTAAAATTCCCTCTGAAGTGACAACAAAATAGACAATTCTTGCTGCTGCAGCCTTTTATGATCAAACACTCCATATTTAAAGAGCAGCTTCAACTTATATAGAAGCCTGTTGGTTTGATTCCGTTCTTTCACAAAAGAAGTTTCAGCCAGGAAAGAAATGATTCGGTCCGGAGTTGCCCTGAACAGGGGAAGCTTGCCAATTTTCTGGACATCCTGTCTGGCATAGTATTCCTCAAAATGCTCCTGTTCCAATTGCCAGGCCCGCAGCTCCTGCCAAAGTTGCGCCCGTTTCCGGTCTACCCTCAATAACCGGTTCAGCTTAATGTTCAGGGCTTCAATCCGCTGAATCAACTCTTCCTTATCTTCTTCGCAATCCCATCCGTCCACCCGGGCTACGGGCATATTGGCAAAAAAGGTATCCTGATTGCTACTTTTGCCTAGCAAGGCCGTTAGGAAGCCGTAACCCTGCTTTGCCATCTTTTCAATGACGTTCTTAACTGCCTCATTATTGTTAGATACAACCGCTACGCTTTTTCCTTGAACCGCTACGAGGTTTGCGATAATATTCAGGATTGTCTGGGTTTTGCCGGTGCCGGGCGGTCCTTTGATAACTGAAATAGAGCTTGTAAGGGCATTCTCCAGTGCAGCCTTCTGGCTGAGGTTAAAACTGAACGGAAAGATGATATTGTCGGTGTCGGGAGTTTGCAGATCAATCGCCTGACGGTTCAGGTAACGGCTCAGTACACTTTCCGGATGAACAAAAGTAAGGTGCTCCATTTCCCGTTTCAAAAAAGCCTCTTCTTCCGGGTTGTCTGACGTATATTGAGAGATATCCCTTAGATAGGCCAGTATTTGTTGGGCATCCTGGTCAGCGGCTCCATTCTTGACTAGCGAGAATGATTGTGGCCTTACTGTAAGGGATTCACCGTTATATCGGATAATTCGGATACGTTCCCGAAAATCAAGAATAAGCTGCGGATCATAGACAGGCATGCCTTCCACATAAGCAACTTGTCCGTCTAGTTCAATTACTTTCGGTTTATTAATAACAACCACATTATTTTTATTATATGGGTAGATGGTACTTATTCCTCGATAAGTAATTTTCACCTTCTTATTTTTGAGGTCATAATCGATACTATTTATTTCTTCGGTTTTATCTTTTCCTTTAACCAGAACCATTATTTCTTTTTTGTTCATACCTTTTATGCCCCTTGCAGAAGTTCTAAGTTATGTGCTAGCGATATAATCCGTACTTGACCGGGATGAACATTATTAGCTGTATATGAATAAATGTGAAACACAATCAAAATATTTTAACACCCCATAATGCTCATTTTCTTGGAAACTCAGTCTCTTTGGGGCTTCTACAATAAACCTTCAGTTCAGGCATTACGGAACCGTATTTTACATAGTTCTTTCTTGCTTGGGATAAAGACAATCCATGATTTTGGTCGCTTGGCTCCTTTTCCGACTGAATAAATAAATCAATTTCCCAAAAGCAAACAGGGCAGATGTAAGCA
This genomic interval from Desulfoscipio sp. XC116 contains the following:
- a CDS encoding AAA domain-containing protein; the encoded protein is MNKKEIMVLVKGKDKTEEINSIDYDLKNKKVKITYRGISTIYPYNKNNVVVINKPKVIELDGQVAYVEGMPVYDPQLILDFRERIRIIRYNGESLTVRPQSFSLVKNGAADQDAQQILAYLRDISQYTSDNPEEEAFLKREMEHLTFVHPESVLSRYLNRQAIDLQTPDTDNIIFPFSFNLSQKAALENALTSSISVIKGPPGTGKTQTILNIIANLVAVQGKSVAVVSNNNEAVKNVIEKMAKQGYGFLTALLGKSSNQDTFFANMPVARVDGWDCEEDKEELIQRIEALNIKLNRLLRVDRKRAQLWQELRAWQLEQEHFEEYYARQDVQKIGKLPLFRATPDRIISFLAETSFVKERNQTNRLLYKLKLLFKYGVFDHKRLQQQELSILLSLQREFYRQQTRQLENEIAVQESQLDSASFDALLEKHQQYSERLFRKCLYQSHSGLPEPDFTRKSFKVRFQEFIKTFPVILSTTHALRRSIPQNYLLDYVVIDEASQVDILTGTLAFSCCRNVIIVGDVKQLPQITDEKIEPMLKTSPPNPVYNYFRHNILSSIISLYGSSLPCEILREHYRCHPQIIEFCNQKYYDGELIPYTNSNLSECPLALYKTAKGNHLRRVTEGEKKGNYNQRELDVTVEEILKNPVLAENRENVGFVTPYRKQANKAEQLLPDGIESDTVHKYQGREKDVMIMSTVLDSTRDGQMRLKFVDDPQMVNVAVSRAIRQFVLVTDHDLFFKKGKDIGDLIRYIKYSTLDENVIESNIVSVFDLLYRQYSSKLIPLKAKMNKSARYQSEEALRVLLEEILAEPQYNRYSYVQGMLLRNLLNTVDLLTTEEVKLVNNRASLDFVVYYKQDKACVLVVEVDGFAFHENNPDQQRRDALKDAILAKYGVPMLRLPTNGSREREKIQRVLSEQ
- a CDS encoding CPCC family cysteine-rich protein — its product is MLLFIRRKRKTEVAGNAPCPCCGFITIPNGGDALAYICPVCFWEIDLFIQSEKEPSDQNHGLSLSQARKNYVKYGSVMPELKVYCRSPKETEFPRK